A region from the Microcoleus sp. FACHB-672 genome encodes:
- a CDS encoding ExbD/TolR family protein: protein MRLPDEPELPFQINIVPLIDVVFAILTFFVMSTLFLTRSEGLSVNLPNAASGQSQKPAQVTVTINPEGKLAFNREPIQLDALESEVRKQIKPDADLLVVLNADKAVDHGIVVEVMDRVRRIKGAKLAIATQKP, encoded by the coding sequence ATGCGCCTACCCGATGAACCGGAACTACCATTTCAAATTAACATCGTGCCGTTGATTGATGTGGTCTTTGCAATTCTGACGTTTTTTGTTATGTCTACACTGTTTTTGACCCGCTCTGAAGGGTTATCAGTGAATTTGCCCAATGCCGCAAGCGGACAATCTCAGAAACCGGCTCAGGTGACAGTGACAATCAATCCCGAAGGAAAGTTAGCATTTAACCGTGAACCGATTCAGCTAGATGCGCTAGAAAGTGAAGTGCGCAAGCAGATCAAGCCGGATGCAGACTTGCTGGTGGTATTGAACGCGGATAAGGCTGTTGATCACGGTATCGTTGTTGAGGTGATGGATCGCGTGCGCCGGATTAAGGGAGCAAAATTGGCCATAGCAACTCAGAAGCCTTAG
- a CDS encoding MotA/TolQ/ExbB proton channel family protein, with translation MGISKVFADGGVVMWPLLGFSVLAVALIIERVVFWFRVNRRQNRVVREVLGLYRRDNVVGALNKLQQNADLPISRIFLAALELEEPTPEEFRLALETESQAEIPLLKRFNNIFDTIIQLAPLLGLLGTVLGLITSFASLNIGDVGGSKTAGVTAGISEALVSTASGLIVAIFVLLFANSFRGLYTRQIARIQEYGGQLELLYRHRYEKGEKSYAPTR, from the coding sequence ATGGGAATCAGTAAAGTTTTTGCGGACGGCGGCGTCGTTATGTGGCCGCTGCTTGGATTTTCAGTGTTAGCAGTGGCCCTAATTATCGAGCGGGTGGTTTTTTGGTTTCGAGTCAATCGCCGGCAGAATCGTGTGGTGCGCGAAGTTCTAGGTCTGTACCGACGCGATAATGTGGTAGGTGCTTTGAATAAACTGCAGCAGAATGCCGATCTGCCCATCTCTCGAATTTTTCTAGCTGCTTTGGAACTCGAAGAACCCACCCCAGAAGAATTTCGCCTTGCTTTGGAAACTGAATCGCAAGCAGAAATCCCATTGCTGAAGCGGTTTAACAACATATTTGACACAATTATCCAACTTGCACCTCTGCTAGGTCTTCTTGGTACCGTTTTGGGATTGATTACTTCCTTTGCCTCTCTCAATATCGGTGATGTGGGTGGCAGTAAAACGGCAGGCGTCACCGCTGGGATCAGTGAAGCTCTAGTTTCTACAGCTTCTGGATTGATTGTTGCAATCTTTGTTCTCCTGTTTGCCAATTCATTTCGCGGGCTTTACACACGCCAGATTGCACGGATTCAGGAGTATGGTGGGCAGTTAGAATTGCTGTATCGCCATCGCTATGAAAAAGGGGAGAAGTCTTATGCGCCTACCCGATGA